The uncultured Fusobacterium sp. genome includes a window with the following:
- a CDS encoding S9 family peptidase produces the protein MENLELKDFLDYKFISNLEISPNGAKTGFIVHKADYDNNNYQSNIWLLDNTTKEYSKLTGLNEERSFLWLNDSTILFPATRDKKINEKVSQGETWTSYYAIKINGGEAEKYMDIPLTVTAIKAIDEDNFILTAKYDNYRTDINSLTGEERAEAVKKFQENKDYEVLDEIPFWSNGGGFTNKKRNRIYLYNRAEKKATPVTSELMAVTYFSYKDGKILYVGNEYEGKMEQREGIYCYDIASGKTETLLPKKDFRVSFAEFIGDTVICSLNDCKEYGLNQNPSFYTLKDGEAVLLKKHDTWMLNTVGSDCKYGGGKGYRVVDNKLYFPTTVNKDAFLNSIDLEGNEEVLTKANGTVDVYDVYDGKIVFAGLRGLRLQEIYDVVGEEEVQLTKFNENVYNDKKLAFPEKCNFINDAGMEIEGWVLKPTDYEEGKTYPAILDIHGGPKTVYGEVFYHEMQVWANMGYFVFFCNPRGGDGRGNAFADIRGKYGTVDYDDLMKFTDVVLEKYPIKADRVGVTGGSYGGFMTNWIIGHTDRFRCAASQRSIANWISKFGTTDIGYYFNADQNASSPWVEHDKLWWHSPMKYADKVKTPTLFIHSEEDYRCWLAEGIQMFTSLKYHGVEARLCMFRGENHELSRSGKPKHRVRRLEEMTNWFEKYLKD, from the coding sequence ATGGAAAATTTAGAATTAAAAGATTTTTTAGATTACAAATTTATTTCTAATCTTGAAATTTCACCAAATGGAGCAAAAACAGGATTTATAGTACACAAGGCTGATTATGATAATAATAATTATCAATCAAACATTTGGCTTTTAGACAATACTACAAAAGAATACAGTAAATTAACTGGACTTAATGAAGAAAGATCATTTTTATGGTTAAATGATTCAACTATTTTATTCCCAGCTACTAGAGATAAAAAGATAAATGAAAAAGTAAGTCAAGGAGAAACTTGGACTTCATATTATGCTATAAAAATTAATGGTGGAGAAGCTGAAAAATATATGGATATTCCTTTGACAGTTACAGCTATAAAAGCTATAGATGAGGATAATTTCATATTAACAGCTAAATATGATAATTATAGAACTGATATAAACTCTTTAACTGGAGAAGAGAGAGCAGAAGCAGTTAAAAAATTCCAAGAGAATAAAGATTATGAAGTATTAGATGAAATTCCTTTCTGGAGCAATGGTGGTGGATTTACAAATAAGAAAAGAAATAGAATCTATCTATACAATAGAGCAGAGAAAAAAGCTACACCTGTAACTTCTGAATTGATGGCAGTAACTTATTTCTCATATAAAGATGGAAAAATCCTTTATGTTGGAAATGAATATGAAGGAAAAATGGAACAAAGAGAGGGAATCTATTGTTATGATATAGCAAGTGGAAAAACTGAAACTTTATTACCTAAAAAAGATTTTAGAGTAAGTTTTGCTGAATTTATAGGAGATACAGTAATTTGTTCTTTAAATGATTGTAAAGAGTATGGATTAAACCAAAACCCAAGTTTTTATACTTTAAAAGATGGAGAAGCAGTTCTGTTGAAAAAACATGATACTTGGATGTTAAATACAGTTGGAAGCGATTGTAAATATGGTGGTGGAAAAGGTTATAGAGTAGTAGATAATAAACTTTACTTCCCTACAACTGTAAATAAAGATGCTTTCTTAAATAGTATAGATCTTGAAGGAAATGAAGAAGTTCTTACAAAAGCAAATGGTACAGTAGATGTTTATGATGTATATGATGGAAAAATTGTTTTTGCAGGACTTAGAGGACTAAGATTACAAGAGATTTATGATGTAGTAGGAGAAGAGGAAGTTCAACTAACTAAATTTAATGAAAATGTTTACAATGATAAGAAATTAGCATTCCCAGAAAAATGTAACTTTATAAATGATGCTGGAATGGAGATTGAAGGTTGGGTATTAAAACCTACAGATTATGAAGAAGGAAAAACTTATCCAGCTATCTTAGATATTCATGGTGGACCAAAAACAGTTTATGGAGAAGTATTCTACCATGAGATGCAAGTATGGGCAAACATGGGATATTTCGTGTTCTTCTGTAATCCAAGAGGTGGAGATGGAAGAGGAAATGCCTTTGCAGATATTAGAGGAAAATATGGAACTGTAGATTATGATGATCTAATGAAATTTACAGATGTAGTATTAGAAAAATATCCAATAAAAGCTGACAGAGTTGGAGTAACTGGTGGATCATATGGTGGATTTATGACAAACTGGATAATTGGACATACTGATAGATTTAGATGTGCAGCTTCTCAAAGAAGTATAGCAAACTGGATATCTAAATTTGGAACAACAGATATAGGATACTATTTTAATGCAGATCAAAATGCTTCAAGTCCTTGGGTAGAGCATGATAAATTATGGTGGCATTCTCCAATGAAATATGCAGATAAAGTTAAGACGCCGACACTATTTATTCATTCAGAAGAGGATTATAGATGTTGGTTAGCAGAGGGAATTCAAATGTTTACTTCATTAAAATATCATGGAGTAGAAGCAAGACTTTGTATGTTTAGAGGAGAAAATCATGAACTTTCAAGAAGTGGAAAACCTAAACATAGAGTTAGAAGACTTGAAGAGATGACTAACTGGTTTGAAAAATATTTAAAAGATTAA
- the upp gene encoding uracil phosphoribosyltransferase, with amino-acid sequence MAVIEINHPLIQHKLTILRNCGTDTKAFRENLNEIAKLMTYEATKGLKLNEVEVTTPLMTTTGYELQERLAIVPILRAGLGMMDGILDLVPTAKVGHVGVYRNEETLEPVYYYCKLPVDITSRKVIVVDPMLATGGSAVYAIDYLKSQGVKDIIFMCLVSAPEGIAKLLQKHPDVAIYTAKIDQGLTNEGYIYPGLGDCGDRIFGTK; translated from the coding sequence ATGGCAGTAATAGAAATTAATCATCCCTTGATCCAACACAAACTAACAATTTTAAGAAATTGCGGAACAGACACAAAGGCTTTTAGAGAAAATCTAAATGAGATTGCAAAACTTATGACTTATGAAGCAACAAAAGGACTAAAATTAAATGAGGTTGAAGTAACAACTCCATTGATGACAACAACTGGATATGAACTTCAAGAGAGATTAGCAATAGTACCTATTTTAAGAGCAGGACTAGGAATGATGGATGGTATCTTAGATCTAGTACCAACAGCAAAGGTAGGACATGTTGGAGTATATAGAAATGAAGAAACATTAGAGCCAGTTTACTACTATTGTAAATTACCTGTAGATATAACTTCAAGAAAAGTAATTGTAGTTGATCCTATGTTAGCAACAGGAGGATCTGCTGTTTATGCAATAGATTATCTAAAATCACAAGGAGTTAAAGATATAATATTTATGTGTCTTGTATCAGCTCCTGAAGGAATAGCAAAACTTCTTCAAAAACATCCTGATGTAGCTATTTATACAGCTAAGATAGATCAAGGATTAACAAATGAAGGATATATTTATCCAGGACTTGGAGATTGTGGAGATAGAATATTTGGAACAAAATAG
- the smc gene encoding chromosome segregation protein SMC, translating to MYLKAVEIFGFKSFGEKVYIEFNKGITSIVGPNGSGKSNILDAVLWVLGEQSYKNIRAKESADIIFSGGKDKKPMNSAEVSLFIDNSDSFLPIENNEIKITRKIYVNGENEYYINDVKTRLKDIGNLFLDTGVGKSAYSVIGQGKVERIIGSSSKEIKGIIEEAAGIKKFQQKKNEASKNLSNVEMELEKIDLVLNEVGENRDRVEKQAGKAQEYLNLKDEKDTLAKGIYSAEYNDRKNILKDENQLKENLIHEINRFEDEFNKIEKRLETIDREKLQLKKEIEEISSKNQELKNDIEIKEREKVKISERAIGYKRELEDRYERVKNSSLKLNEKETLLNSLIKEKDELKSKIEELAKENIKFEEEVKNLTNSKKELEIGIELKKKRVMELEIEKMKLLNEIETSSRRIKGSNSKVTNLKAELESYDNKLNLILKDIEKAGNDKDSKEKKLIEIEKRGQFLEEEISKISQQSNRLSEILRSSEYDEKRFSAKLQSLLRMEENNEGFFKGVKEVLNSKLPGVEGVFISLISVPEKFEKAIEAGVPGNIQDIIVDSGETAKKAISLLKERKAGKASFLALDTIKVSPKKELNINIPGVIGRASELVQTQDRYKIVVDFVLGNLLVVDNIDTALKIVKSSSFMGNIVTLSGELLSSRGRITGGDSGNSTANQIFERKKEIRTLKETVSKLQETIKNSVAEQNNLSKTLEKFENEIDKIDSLEDGTRKQLKLAEELYNDYILKKERIEKDRRIVKVELEEEEKYSNEFEKRITNSKNEREKIEQVISEIKLDEEKEGKEINNLNSIIEEKKNQFSDVRILYMNSQDKVGQVDRELERERKEKESILEDKKHMEEKILFLEKEIEDLTKNGEALQREVNEKIAKYESENSEVSNRKSNFETLSNEERELNKSRKETESYLLHKKDSFNRVEESLERNRKEIEKLEESLANLTEVVTIEIDFSQIKELKEKLRLLENRLKNFQAVNLLAIEEFKELNQKFVFLTSQKEDLIKGKNVLSNLIIEIDDTIHKRFFKAYNEIDRNFNQMCRETLNNSEGKLLINNSEDFDNCGVEIFVKFGNKKRQTLSLLSGGEKSMVAIAFIMAIFMYKPSPFTFLDEIEAALDEKNTRKLIGKLKEFTDRSQFILITHNKDTMRESETIFGVTMNKEIGISKIVPVKF from the coding sequence ATGTATTTAAAAGCAGTTGAGATTTTTGGATTTAAGTCTTTTGGAGAAAAAGTTTATATAGAGTTTAATAAAGGGATTACATCTATTGTAGGACCTAATGGAAGTGGAAAATCAAATATCCTTGATGCTGTATTATGGGTATTAGGGGAACAATCATATAAAAATATAAGAGCTAAGGAGAGTGCAGATATTATTTTTTCTGGTGGAAAAGATAAAAAACCTATGAACTCTGCTGAAGTTTCTCTTTTTATTGATAATAGCGATTCTTTTCTTCCAATAGAAAATAATGAAATTAAAATAACTAGAAAAATCTATGTAAATGGAGAAAATGAGTATTATATAAACGATGTAAAAACTAGATTAAAAGATATAGGGAATCTTTTTCTAGATACTGGAGTTGGAAAAAGTGCTTACTCTGTAATTGGACAAGGAAAGGTTGAACGTATTATAGGTTCATCTTCTAAAGAGATAAAAGGGATTATTGAAGAGGCTGCTGGAATAAAAAAATTCCAACAAAAGAAAAATGAAGCATCTAAAAATTTATCCAATGTTGAGATGGAATTAGAAAAAATAGATTTAGTTTTAAATGAAGTTGGAGAAAATAGAGATAGAGTTGAAAAACAAGCTGGTAAAGCTCAAGAATATCTTAACTTAAAAGATGAGAAAGATACTCTTGCAAAGGGAATTTATAGTGCTGAATATAATGATAGAAAGAATATATTAAAGGATGAAAATCAACTTAAAGAAAATCTTATCCATGAAATTAATAGATTTGAAGATGAATTTAATAAAATTGAAAAAAGATTAGAAACTATTGATAGAGAGAAACTTCAACTAAAAAAAGAGATTGAAGAGATAAGCAGTAAAAATCAAGAGTTGAAAAATGATATTGAAATTAAAGAGAGAGAAAAAGTTAAAATAAGTGAAAGAGCTATTGGATATAAGAGAGAACTTGAAGATAGATATGAAAGGGTTAAAAATAGTAGTTTAAAATTAAATGAAAAAGAAACTCTTTTAAATTCACTTATTAAAGAAAAAGATGAACTAAAATCAAAAATTGAAGAGCTTGCTAAGGAAAATATCAAATTTGAAGAAGAGGTAAAAAATCTAACTAACTCAAAAAAAGAACTAGAAATTGGAATAGAGCTAAAGAAAAAGAGAGTTATGGAACTTGAGATAGAAAAGATGAAACTCTTAAATGAGATAGAAACTTCTAGTAGAAGAATTAAGGGAAGTAACTCTAAGGTAACTAATTTAAAAGCAGAGTTAGAATCTTATGATAATAAATTAAATTTAATTTTAAAAGATATTGAAAAAGCTGGGAATGATAAAGATAGTAAAGAAAAAAAATTAATAGAAATTGAAAAAAGAGGACAATTCTTAGAAGAGGAGATAAGCAAGATTAGCCAACAGAGTAATAGATTGTCAGAAATTTTAAGAAGCTCTGAGTATGATGAAAAAAGATTTTCAGCTAAACTTCAATCTCTTTTAAGAATGGAAGAGAATAATGAAGGATTTTTTAAAGGAGTTAAAGAAGTTTTAAATAGTAAACTACCTGGTGTTGAAGGAGTATTTATCTCCTTAATATCTGTTCCTGAAAAATTTGAAAAGGCTATTGAGGCTGGAGTACCTGGAAACATTCAAGATATTATAGTTGATAGTGGAGAAACTGCCAAAAAAGCTATTTCACTTTTAAAAGAGAGAAAAGCTGGAAAAGCTTCTTTCTTAGCCCTAGATACAATTAAAGTTTCTCCTAAAAAAGAGTTAAATATCAATATTCCTGGAGTGATTGGACGTGCTTCTGAATTGGTACAAACTCAAGATAGATACAAAATTGTTGTAGACTTTGTTCTTGGAAATCTTTTAGTTGTAGATAATATTGATACTGCTTTAAAGATTGTAAAAAGCAGTAGTTTTATGGGAAATATAGTAACTTTAAGTGGAGAACTTTTAAGTTCAAGAGGAAGAATTACTGGGGGAGATTCTGGAAATTCAACAGCTAATCAAATTTTTGAAAGAAAGAAAGAGATTAGAACTTTAAAAGAAACTGTTTCTAAATTACAAGAAACTATAAAAAATAGTGTAGCAGAGCAAAATAATCTAAGTAAAACTTTAGAAAAATTTGAAAATGAAATTGATAAAATTGATTCATTAGAAGATGGAACAAGAAAACAACTAAAATTAGCTGAAGAGTTATACAATGATTATATTTTGAAAAAAGAGAGAATTGAAAAAGACAGACGTATTGTTAAAGTTGAATTAGAAGAAGAAGAAAAATATAGTAATGAATTTGAAAAAAGAATAACAAACTCTAAAAATGAGAGAGAAAAAATAGAGCAAGTTATCTCTGAAATTAAATTAGATGAAGAAAAAGAGGGAAAAGAGATAAATAATCTGAACTCTATCATTGAAGAGAAGAAAAATCAATTTTCTGATGTTAGAATTCTCTATATGAATAGCCAAGATAAAGTTGGACAGGTAGATCGTGAATTAGAAAGAGAAAGAAAAGAGAAAGAATCTATCTTAGAAGATAAAAAGCATATGGAAGAAAAAATACTTTTCCTTGAAAAAGAGATTGAAGATTTAACTAAAAATGGAGAGGCTCTTCAAAGAGAAGTTAATGAAAAAATAGCAAAATATGAAAGTGAAAATAGTGAAGTTTCAAATAGAAAATCTAACTTTGAAACTCTTAGTAATGAAGAGAGAGAGTTAAATAAAAGTAGAAAAGAAACTGAAAGTTATCTTCTTCATAAAAAAGATAGTTTTAATAGAGTTGAGGAAAGCTTAGAAAGAAATAGAAAAGAGATTGAAAAATTAGAAGAGTCTTTAGCTAATTTAACTGAAGTTGTCACTATTGAAATTGATTTTTCTCAGATTAAAGAGTTAAAAGAAAAGTTAAGATTACTAGAGAATAGATTAAAAAATTTCCAAGCTGTAAACCTTTTAGCTATTGAAGAATTTAAAGAGTTAAATCAAAAATTTGTATTTTTAACTTCACAAAAAGAGGATTTAATAAAAGGAAAAAATGTTCTTTCAAACTTGATTATTGAGATTGATGATACTATTCACAAAAGATTCTTCAAGGCTTATAATGAAATTGACAGAAACTTCAATCAAATGTGTAGAGAAACATTAAATAACTCTGAAGGAAAACTTTTAATCAATAATTCTGAAGATTTTGATAATTGTGGTGTTGAAATCTTTGTAAAATTTGGTAATAAAAAAAGACAGACTCTTTCTCTTCTATCAGGTGGAGAAAAATCTATGGTTGCAATAGCTTTTATAATGGCTATCTTTATGTACAAACCTAGTCCATTTACTTTCCTTGATGAAATTGAAGCTGCATTAGATGAAAAAAACACTAGAAAATTAATAGGAAAATTAAAAGAGTTTACAGACAGATCTCAATTTATATTAATTACCCATAACAAAGATACTATGAGAGAGTCTGAAACTATTTTTGGTGTAACTATGAACAAAGAAATTGGTATTTCCAAGATTGTTCCTGTTAAATTTTAA
- the rpmE gene encoding 50S ribosomal protein L31 encodes MKKNIHPQYNVVTVECTCGEKFETRSTYAKGTELKVAVCSKCHPFYTGKAKFIDAAGRVDKFNKRYNINK; translated from the coding sequence ATGAAAAAAAATATTCATCCTCAATACAATGTTGTTACTGTAGAGTGCACTTGTGGGGAAAAATTCGAAACAAGATCAACTTATGCTAAAGGAACTGAACTTAAAGTAGCAGTATGTTCAAAATGCCACCCATTCTATACTGGAAAAGCTAAATTTATTGATGCTGCAGGAAGAGTTGACAAATTCAACAAAAGATACAACATCAACAAATAG
- the tsaE gene encoding tRNA (adenosine(37)-N6)-threonylcarbamoyltransferase complex ATPase subunit type 1 TsaE has translation MRKILTFSELNTLAEKLADYSQENTTIALIGDLGTGKTTFTKTFAKKLGVTESIKSPTFNYVLEYFSGRLPLYHFDVYRLGEAEEIYEVGYEDYLNNGGIVLIEWADIIESELPKEYIEIKLYHHGEEDREVEIRYVGNLEKEEEMLKYVGFSY, from the coding sequence ATGAGAAAGATACTAACATTTAGTGAGTTAAATACTCTTGCTGAAAAATTAGCAGATTATTCTCAAGAAAATACAACAATAGCTTTGATAGGTGATTTAGGAACAGGAAAGACAACTTTTACTAAAACTTTTGCTAAAAAGCTAGGTGTGACAGAGAGTATAAAAAGTCCTACATTTAACTATGTTTTAGAATATTTTTCAGGGAGACTTCCATTATATCACTTTGATGTATACCGTTTAGGTGAAGCAGAGGAAATATATGAGGTAGGTTATGAAGATTATCTAAATAATGGTGGAATAGTTTTGATTGAATGGGCTGATATTATAGAAAGTGAACTTCCTAAAGAGTATATTGAGATAAAACTTTATCATCATGGAGAAGAGGATAGAGAAGTGGAGATAAGATATGTAGGAAATTTAGAGAAGGAAGAGGAGATGTTAAAGTATGTTGGTTTTAGCTATTGA
- the tsaB gene encoding tRNA (adenosine(37)-N6)-threonylcarbamoyltransferase complex dimerization subunit type 1 TsaB, which yields MLVLAIDTATKIGSVALYDDKTGVIGEINLYVKVNHSNVIMDAVDSLFKLSGLTIKDVDRIAVTIGPGSFTGIRIGTAIAKGLAYSLKKPIVGVNELDVLAHMGENREDIIVPLIDARKERVYFSKYRYIDNILLREEEYKDGELREILDDLKGKKVTFIGDGAIVNEKLINEILEKDYTIFSKANSIPRAGVAAQISLHLPEDNLYTLEPLYVNKSQAEREKEEREKRK from the coding sequence ATGTTGGTTTTAGCTATTGATACAGCTACTAAAATAGGAAGTGTAGCTCTTTATGATGATAAAACAGGAGTAATAGGAGAGATAAATCTTTATGTTAAAGTAAATCATTCAAATGTGATTATGGATGCTGTGGATTCTCTTTTTAAATTATCAGGATTGACTATAAAAGATGTGGATAGAATAGCTGTTACAATAGGACCAGGTTCATTTACAGGAATTAGAATAGGAACTGCAATAGCTAAAGGTTTAGCTTATTCATTGAAAAAACCAATAGTTGGAGTAAATGAGTTAGATGTTTTAGCACATATGGGAGAAAATAGAGAAGATATAATTGTTCCTTTAATAGATGCAAGAAAAGAGAGAGTATATTTTTCTAAGTATAGATATATTGATAATATTTTACTTAGAGAGGAAGAGTATAAAGATGGAGAATTAAGAGAGATTTTAGATGATCTTAAAGGTAAAAAAGTTACATTTATAGGTGATGGAGCAATAGTTAATGAAAAGCTTATAAATGAGATTTTAGAAAAGGATTATACTATTTTTTCTAAAGCAAACTCTATTCCTAGAGCTGGGGTAGCTGCTCAAATTTCATTGCATTTACCTGAGGATAATTTATATACATTAGAACCTTTATATGTAAATAAATCTCAAGCTGAAAGAGAAAAAGAAGAGAGAGAAAAAAGGAAATAG
- a CDS encoding ribonuclease H family protein: MKKKFYAYFLEKENKSGICEIWDECKTIVHGKKARYKSFPSLEEAKDWLEQGAKYEKKLSEELFKTKIDKEKLKSQLTDGIYFDSGTGRGIGVEVRVTDLSGRSLLDESSIKFKINQFGNLHLGHDRTNNYGELVGLFLALDIAIQRGERHIFGDSNLVIFFWSKGIYRKENLNEKTISLIEKVVEKRKEFEKIGGKIEYVSGDVNPADLGFHK; encoded by the coding sequence GTGAAGAAAAAATTTTATGCTTACTTTCTTGAAAAAGAAAATAAAAGTGGTATTTGTGAAATATGGGATGAGTGTAAAACAATAGTACATGGAAAAAAAGCTCGTTATAAATCTTTTCCTTCTTTAGAAGAAGCTAAAGATTGGTTAGAACAAGGGGCTAAATATGAAAAAAAACTATCTGAAGAGCTTTTTAAAACAAAGATAGATAAAGAAAAATTAAAGAGTCAATTGACAGATGGAATATATTTTGATTCAGGAACAGGAAGAGGAATTGGTGTTGAAGTTAGGGTTACTGATTTAAGTGGAAGATCTCTTTTAGATGAAAGTAGTATAAAATTTAAAATTAATCAATTTGGAAATCTTCATTTAGGGCATGATCGAACAAATAATTATGGTGAGTTAGTAGGATTATTCTTAGCTTTGGATATAGCTATTCAAAGAGGAGAGAGACATATTTTTGGAGATAGTAACCTTGTTATATTTTTCTGGTCTAAGGGAATCTATCGTAAAGAAAATTTAAATGAGAAAACAATATCTTTAATTGAAAAAGTTGTAGAGAAGAGAAAAGAATTTGAAAAAATTGGTGGAAAGATAGAGTATGTTTCTGGTGATGTAAACCCAGCAGATTTAGGATTTCACAAATAA
- a CDS encoding CoA pyrophosphatase — MREKITEILKMDSFRIIGKKRYINSAVLIGIINLEGKEHIVFEKRALKIRQGGEISFPGGKFEEKDGSSKETAIRETVEELGIEREKIDIIGKYGTLINASGMLLDVYVGYINIEKIEEFNFNKEEVEKLVVVPMEFFKYNKPKIEKIGVKNIPEFSPKDYNLPERYYGSWSGNSREVYFYNYQDEIIWGMTAEIIFDFIEELYKMEVENDFK; from the coding sequence ATGAGGGAAAAGATAACAGAAATTTTAAAAATGGATAGTTTTAGAATCATTGGAAAAAAAAGATATATTAATTCAGCTGTATTAATTGGTATAATTAATTTAGAGGGAAAAGAGCATATAGTTTTTGAAAAAAGAGCCTTAAAAATAAGACAGGGAGGAGAGATATCTTTTCCTGGTGGAAAATTTGAGGAAAAAGATGGAAGCTCTAAAGAGACAGCTATTAGAGAAACTGTTGAAGAGTTGGGAATAGAAAGAGAAAAAATAGATATTATAGGTAAATATGGAACTTTAATTAATGCTTCTGGAATGTTATTGGATGTCTATGTTGGATATATTAATATAGAAAAAATAGAGGAGTTTAATTTTAATAAAGAAGAAGTAGAAAAATTAGTGGTTGTTCCTATGGAATTTTTTAAATATAATAAACCTAAGATAGAGAAAATAGGAGTAAAGAATATTCCAGAATTTTCACCTAAAGATTATAATTTGCCAGAAAGATATTATGGATCTTGGAGTGGAAATTCAAGAGAGGTATACTTTTATAATTATCAAGATGAAATTATCTGGGGAATGACAGCAGAAATAATTTTTGATTTTATAGAAGAACTTTATAAAATGGAGGTAGAAAATGATTTTAAGTAA
- the rfaE2 gene encoding D-glycero-beta-D-manno-heptose 1-phosphate adenylyltransferase translates to MILSKETAAKLIEELKLQGKKVVFTNGCFDILHVGHLRYLNEAKKQGDILIVGVNSDSSVRQLKGEGRPINNEIDRAEMLSGLKAVDFTVIFEELTPIETLEKLKPSIHVKGGDYDKNKLPETATVEKNGGEVRILSFVEGKSTTNIVKKIQFKDGGNDEKDTNI, encoded by the coding sequence ATGATTTTAAGTAAAGAAACAGCAGCAAAATTAATAGAAGAATTAAAATTACAAGGTAAAAAAGTTGTATTTACAAATGGTTGTTTTGACATTTTACATGTTGGACATTTGAGATATTTAAATGAAGCTAAAAAACAAGGAGATATTCTAATAGTTGGTGTCAATTCAGATAGTTCAGTTAGACAGTTAAAAGGTGAAGGTAGACCAATAAATAATGAAATAGATAGAGCAGAGATGCTTTCAGGATTAAAAGCAGTGGATTTTACAGTTATTTTTGAAGAGTTAACTCCAATTGAAACATTGGAAAAATTAAAACCATCAATCCATGTTAAAGGTGGAGATTATGATAAAAATAAACTACCTGAAACAGCAACAGTTGAAAAGAATGGTGGAGAAGTAAGAATACTTTCTTTTGTAGAAGGAAAATCTACAACTAATATAGTGAAAAAAATCCAATTTAAGGATGGAGGAAATGATGAGAAAGATACTAACATTTAG
- a CDS encoding TIGR02206 family membrane protein: METFTLFSTEHFWFIGGGFLGILALTMVSAFLPKYKFAQFSAIVILLIKIAELSYRHIYVGEPIYSLLPLHMCNLTLIIAILTMLTKSQKLFQLTYFWCLGALFAVITPDIKYSFPHPLTLSFYITHFYLLFAAIYGILFFNFKPTFKGWINSFITLNIFAFIIFFINKKLGTNYLYVNRIPNFSSPLDYFGQWPYYIIVVEIIYLILTYGIYYPFRRKTYKYSTKYF, from the coding sequence ATGGAAACTTTTACACTTTTTAGTACTGAACACTTTTGGTTTATTGGAGGAGGTTTTTTAGGGATACTTGCACTTACAATGGTATCAGCATTTCTTCCTAAATATAAATTTGCTCAATTTAGTGCCATAGTTATCTTATTGATTAAGATAGCAGAACTTTCTTATAGACATATATATGTAGGAGAACCTATCTACTCTTTACTTCCTCTACATATGTGTAATTTAACACTAATAATTGCTATTTTAACAATGCTAACTAAGTCACAAAAATTATTTCAATTAACTTATTTCTGGTGCTTAGGAGCTCTCTTTGCAGTGATTACCCCTGATATAAAATACTCTTTTCCTCATCCTTTAACATTGAGTTTTTATATCACTCATTTTTATCTTTTATTTGCTGCAATCTATGGAATTTTATTTTTCAACTTTAAACCAACTTTTAAAGGTTGGATAAATTCTTTTATTACTTTAAATATCTTTGCTTTTATTATTTTCTTTATCAATAAAAAGCTTGGAACAAACTATCTATATGTAAATAGAATTCCTAATTTCTCTTCACCATTAGATTATTTTGGACAATGGCCTTACTATATTATTGTTGTTGAAATAATCTATTTAATACTAACTTATGGTATCTACTATCCATTTAGAAGAAAAACTTACAAATATTCAACTAAATATTTCTAA